tgCAGTTAAGAATTTTAAATGCTACCATAAATGAAGATCAGAACAGCTGCTTGGTTCTCACATTTAAGACAACAGCAATACTGCCACAATACCATCACATGACACTACATCGGGAAAGGACTTCAGTGAGTCACACCGCTGCCTGTCAGAATTGCTGAGTCTCAAGCACCGCCTACACCTGCCCAGAATGCTCCAGTTCTGTTGAGTCAGGGGGAGTTGAGCCAGCAGACATTCAGGAGCGTCGCAGCCCCGTTCAGTCTTCGTTGGTTGTGGTTCGGTCACCCCTTTGGTCCTGAGGACTCTGAACTAGGCTTGGATGCGGTGCAGTGTAGCATCACTCCAGTATCCAGTCTGCAGTATACTGACTACTTCGACTCCATCCCAAGGCACcagcatttattaattaaacgTCACAAAGACATTCACACGCACCGTCTGCATTCTGCATCTCTGGCTGGGGGAACATGCATGAACTGGCCTCCATGGAGAACTGGAGGGGAAAAGAGTCTGCCATCCACCCTGCTCACTCCCCTCAGAGTCTCCGGGCCTCCCCCATAGCGAGGGCCCAGCCATCCTCTAAAGGCCCCAGTAGGGTGCCAGGTTCCTGCGCTCCCGCTCATAGACGTCAGGTATCACGCCGTAGGGCGTCTGGACCATTTTCACAGAGTTTCTGCCGAAGAGCTTCCTCTCGTAGTCGATGAGCTGACGCCAGAAGCCCCCGTTGGGGCGGATGACGGGCCGCCGGGCCTTGACCCAGGCGTGGGCCTCGGCCAGGGACACGCGGTGATACTTCATCAGGTAGGCCAGGCACAGGGAGGCTGAGCGGCTCACCCCGGCGGCACAGTGCACCAACACGGCCCCCCGCTTCCTCCCCACACTGTGGATCTTATCGGCTATACTGTCGAAGTACAGGGAGAGGGGCGAGTGGGGCATGTCTGCCAGGGGGACCTTCACATACTCCACGTTGGGCCAGTTGAAGTTGGGCAATTCTATGGTG
The sequence above is a segment of the Esox lucius isolate fEsoLuc1 chromosome 1, fEsoLuc1.pri, whole genome shotgun sequence genome. Coding sequences within it:
- the dusp14 gene encoding dual specificity protein phosphatase 14 isoform X2, with amino-acid sequence MGSRSQGSFFHHHRSSMVPTAVPRLLQESSSLLGGIAQITPTLFLSRGNVASNRSLLLSKGITCVVNATIELPNFNWPNVEYVKVPLADMPHSPLSLYFDSIADKIHSVGRKRGAVLVHCAAGVSRSASLCLAYLMKYHRVSLAEAHAWVKARRPVIRPNGGFWRQLIDYERKLFGRNSVKMVQTPYGVIPDVYERERRNLAPYWGL
- the dusp14 gene encoding dual specificity protein phosphatase 14 isoform X1, which gives rise to MLTDYSPMGSRSQGSFFHHHRSSMVPTAVPRLLQESSSLLGGIAQITPTLFLSRGNVASNRSLLLSKGITCVVNATIELPNFNWPNVEYVKVPLADMPHSPLSLYFDSIADKIHSVGRKRGAVLVHCAAGVSRSASLCLAYLMKYHRVSLAEAHAWVKARRPVIRPNGGFWRQLIDYERKLFGRNSVKMVQTPYGVIPDVYERERRNLAPYWGL